In one Cupriavidus taiwanensis genomic region, the following are encoded:
- a CDS encoding MucB/RseB C-terminal domain-containing protein, protein MHKGGSSAHVAGAQRIRALRRSFFLALCLSAAAATAQPADNTLNRRDATVWLNKIHKAAQRENYVGTLIYQRGSVMHASRIQHYSDLVHNEYERLETLDGKPREVLRQNDVVHSLIPEAKLVVVEKQEAKDRFPALLATNKNDVLDLYDMRKMSAERVAGMECEVFALEPHDAARYAVRLWAEKNSGLLMRAQTIGDGGKVLEQVAFSQVQIGVPSEKQRILGAIKNSSNWNHYEVTYQPTNIADEGWSIAVPLKGFQKIREVRRPLGELRAPPPGNARGQVFEVLQVVYSDGLTGLSVFIEPVSEQRVRREGVAALGATQVVVRRVADFWITVVGEVPASTVRQFATAVEYRPPKTVH, encoded by the coding sequence ATGCATAAAGGAGGTTCGTCCGCCCATGTAGCGGGCGCGCAGAGAATTAGGGCCCTGCGTAGGTCCTTTTTTCTGGCCTTGTGTCTGAGCGCTGCAGCGGCCACCGCTCAGCCCGCGGACAATACGCTGAACCGACGCGACGCCACTGTCTGGCTCAACAAGATCCACAAAGCCGCCCAGCGCGAGAACTATGTCGGCACGCTGATCTATCAGCGCGGCAGCGTCATGCACGCCTCGCGGATCCAGCATTACAGCGATCTCGTCCACAACGAATACGAGCGGCTGGAAACCCTCGACGGCAAGCCGCGCGAAGTGCTGCGGCAGAACGACGTGGTGCACAGCCTGATTCCCGAAGCCAAGCTGGTGGTGGTGGAGAAGCAGGAAGCCAAGGACCGCTTCCCGGCGCTGCTAGCCACCAACAAGAACGATGTGCTGGACCTGTACGACATGCGCAAGATGTCCGCCGAGCGCGTGGCCGGCATGGAGTGCGAGGTCTTTGCGCTGGAGCCGCATGATGCCGCGCGCTACGCGGTACGCCTGTGGGCGGAGAAGAACTCCGGCCTGCTGATGCGCGCGCAGACCATCGGCGACGGCGGCAAGGTGCTGGAGCAGGTGGCGTTCTCCCAGGTGCAGATCGGCGTGCCGTCCGAGAAGCAGCGCATCCTTGGCGCGATCAAGAATTCCAGCAACTGGAACCACTATGAGGTGACCTACCAGCCCACCAACATCGCCGACGAGGGCTGGTCGATCGCGGTGCCGCTCAAGGGCTTTCAGAAGATCCGCGAAGTTCGCCGCCCGCTCGGCGAGCTGCGCGCGCCTCCCCCGGGCAATGCCCGCGGGCAGGTGTTCGAAGTGCTGCAGGTCGTCTACAGCGACGGGCTGACCGGCCTGTCGGTCTTCATTGAGCCGGTTTCCGAGCAACGTGTGCGCCGCGAAGGCGTGGCCGCGCTCGGCGCGACCCAGGTTGTGGTGCGCCGGGTTGCCGATTTCTGGATCACCGTGGTGGGCGAGGTGCCGGCGAGCACCGTGCGCCAGTTTGCGACGGCCGTAGAATACCGTCCGCCCAAGACGGTACACTGA
- the rpmF gene encoding 50S ribosomal protein L32 — protein MAVQQNKKSPSKRGMHRSHDHLSAAPLAVEPTTGETHLRHHVSPNGYYRGRKVIKTKND, from the coding sequence ATGGCTGTTCAACAGAACAAGAAGTCGCCGTCCAAGCGCGGCATGCACCGTTCGCACGACCACCTGTCGGCCGCGCCGCTGGCAGTCGAGCCGACCACCGGCGAAACCCACCTGCGCCACCACGTGAGCCCGAACGGCTACTACCGTGGCCGCAAGGTCATCAAGACCAAGAACGACTGA
- the plsX gene encoding phosphate acyltransferase PlsX, which yields MTIKIAIDCMGGDHGVSVTVPAAISFLSRHDDAEMVLVGLPDAIRVQLKKLHALDHPRVSIVEATEVITMDDPVEVALRKKRDSSMRVAVTQVKQGLAGACISAGNTGALMAVSRYVLKTLEGIERPAIATTIPNQQGWGTTVLDLGANADCEPEHLLQFARMAEAMVAVVDHKEHPTVGLLNIGEEVIKGNEVVKRAGELLRASELNFYGNVEGNDIFKGTTDIVVCDGFVGNVALKSTEGLAKMIGSMIKEEFTRSWFTKLLAAVAMPVLSRLAKRLDPARYNGASLLGLRGLVIKSHGSADAHSFEWAIKRGYDAAKNGVIARITRAFADKSSAAGGAQPAPETAPPGAHPSTHVA from the coding sequence ATGACGATCAAAATCGCTATCGACTGCATGGGCGGCGATCACGGCGTGTCCGTGACGGTGCCCGCGGCGATCAGTTTTCTTTCCCGCCACGACGATGCCGAGATGGTGCTGGTCGGCTTGCCCGACGCCATCCGGGTGCAGCTGAAGAAGCTGCACGCGCTGGACCATCCGCGCGTCAGCATCGTCGAGGCCACCGAGGTCATCACCATGGATGACCCGGTCGAGGTGGCACTGCGTAAGAAGCGCGACTCCTCGATGCGCGTCGCCGTCACCCAGGTCAAGCAAGGCCTGGCCGGCGCCTGCATCTCCGCTGGCAACACCGGCGCGCTGATGGCGGTATCGCGCTACGTGCTGAAGACGCTCGAAGGCATCGAGCGGCCCGCCATCGCCACCACCATTCCCAACCAACAGGGCTGGGGCACCACGGTGCTGGACCTAGGCGCCAACGCCGACTGCGAGCCGGAGCACCTGCTGCAGTTTGCGCGCATGGCCGAGGCCATGGTGGCCGTCGTCGATCACAAGGAACACCCCACGGTGGGCCTGCTGAACATCGGCGAGGAGGTCATCAAGGGCAACGAGGTGGTCAAGCGTGCCGGCGAGCTGCTGCGCGCCTCGGAGCTGAATTTCTACGGCAACGTGGAAGGCAACGACATCTTCAAGGGCACCACCGACATCGTGGTCTGCGACGGCTTCGTCGGCAATGTGGCGCTCAAGAGCACCGAGGGCCTGGCCAAGATGATCGGCAGCATGATCAAGGAAGAATTCACCCGCTCGTGGTTTACCAAGCTGCTGGCCGCGGTCGCCATGCCGGTGCTGTCGCGCCTGGCCAAGCGGCTCGACCCGGCGCGCTACAACGGCGCGTCGCTGCTGGGCCTGCGCGGGCTGGTGATCAAGAGCCACGGCTCGGCCGATGCCCATTCCTTTGAGTGGGCCATCAAACGCGGGTATGATGCCGCCAAGAATGGCGTGATCGCCCGCATCACCCGGGCCTTTGCCGATAAATCCAGCGCCGCAGGCGGTGCCCAGCCCGCCCCGGAGACAGCGCCGCCTGGCGCGCATCCCAGCACCCACGTCGCCTGA
- the fabG gene encoding 3-oxoacyl-ACP reductase FabG has translation MTKLLDNQVALVTGASRGIGRAIALELARQGATVIGTATSEAGAAGITDYLGAEGLKGRGAVLNVNDAAACDALIDEIVKSHGGIGVLVNNAGITQDQLAMRMKDEDWLAVIQTNLTSVFRLSRAVLRPMMKARQGRIINITSVVGSVGNPGQMNYSAAKAGVAGMTRSLAAEIGSRNVTVNCVAPGFIDTDMTKALSEEQHASLKTQIPLGRLGQPEDIANAVAFLAGPQAAYITGTTLHVNGGMYMN, from the coding sequence ATGACCAAACTTCTCGACAACCAGGTTGCGCTGGTCACCGGCGCCTCGCGTGGCATCGGCCGCGCCATCGCGCTGGAACTGGCCCGGCAGGGCGCCACCGTGATCGGCACCGCCACCAGCGAAGCCGGCGCGGCCGGCATCACCGACTACCTCGGCGCCGAAGGCCTGAAGGGCAGGGGTGCCGTGCTCAACGTCAACGACGCCGCTGCCTGCGACGCGCTCATCGACGAGATCGTCAAGAGCCATGGCGGCATCGGCGTGCTGGTCAACAATGCCGGCATCACGCAGGACCAGCTGGCGATGCGCATGAAGGACGAGGACTGGCTGGCGGTGATCCAGACCAACCTGACTTCGGTGTTCCGCCTGTCGCGCGCGGTACTGCGCCCCATGATGAAGGCGCGCCAGGGCCGCATCATCAACATCACCTCGGTGGTGGGCTCGGTCGGCAATCCCGGCCAGATGAACTACTCCGCGGCCAAGGCAGGCGTGGCCGGCATGACCCGCTCGCTGGCCGCCGAGATCGGCAGCCGCAACGTGACCGTCAACTGTGTCGCGCCGGGATTTATCGATACCGACATGACCAAGGCGCTGTCGGAAGAGCAGCATGCTTCGCTCAAGACGCAGATCCCGCTGGGCCGCCTGGGGCAGCCCGAGGATATCGCCAATGCGGTCGCTTTCCTGGCCGGTCCGCAAGCCGCCTACATCACCGGCACCACCCTGCATGTGAACGGCGGGATGTACATGAATTAA
- a CDS encoding SAM-dependent methyltransferase, with the protein MSGTLYLIPNTLGKRDEADPLADVIPAGVQQVAAGLDYLVAENAKTARAFLKKLGEATPLARPIQQIEIQELNVNTRADALAALLAPLQSGRDGGLLSEAGVPAVADPGADLVRLAHARGIRVRPLVGPSSILLAVMGSGLNGQSFAFNGYLPVDANERAQRLRELEQRSRKASQTQVFIETPYRNGALLEAMRQHCAGTTLLSVAVDLTLPGETIVTLPLSDWRPERIALHKRPAIFSLLAL; encoded by the coding sequence ATGAGCGGCACTCTCTACCTGATCCCCAATACCCTCGGCAAGCGCGACGAAGCCGACCCGCTGGCCGACGTGATCCCGGCCGGCGTGCAGCAGGTCGCGGCCGGGCTGGACTACCTCGTCGCCGAGAACGCCAAGACTGCGCGCGCCTTCCTGAAAAAGCTGGGTGAAGCCACGCCGCTCGCGCGCCCGATCCAGCAGATCGAGATCCAGGAACTGAACGTCAATACGCGCGCCGACGCCCTGGCGGCGCTGCTGGCGCCGCTGCAGTCCGGCCGCGACGGCGGCCTGCTGTCGGAGGCCGGCGTGCCGGCGGTGGCCGACCCGGGCGCCGACCTGGTGCGGCTGGCGCATGCGCGCGGCATCCGCGTGCGGCCCCTGGTGGGACCCAGCTCGATCCTGCTGGCGGTGATGGGCTCGGGCCTGAACGGCCAGAGCTTTGCCTTCAACGGCTACCTGCCGGTCGATGCCAACGAGCGCGCGCAGCGGCTGCGCGAACTGGAACAGCGCTCGCGCAAGGCCAGCCAGACCCAGGTCTTCATCGAAACGCCGTACCGCAACGGCGCGCTGCTGGAAGCCATGCGCCAGCACTGTGCCGGCACCACGCTGCTGTCCGTGGCGGTGGACCTGACCCTGCCCGGCGAGACCATCGTCACGCTGCCGCTGTCGGACTGGCGCCCGGAGCGGATCGCGCTGCACAAGCGTCCGGCGATCTTCTCGCTGCTCGCCCTCTAA
- the acpP gene encoding acyl carrier protein gives MDNIEQRVKKIVAEQLGVAEADIKNESSFVNDLGADSLDTVELVMALEDEFGMEIPDEEAEKITTVQQAIDYATAHVKA, from the coding sequence ATGGACAATATCGAACAACGCGTCAAGAAAATCGTGGCAGAACAGCTTGGCGTGGCCGAGGCAGACATCAAGAACGAATCTTCGTTCGTGAACGATCTCGGTGCGGACTCGCTGGACACGGTTGAACTCGTGATGGCGTTGGAAGATGAATTCGGCATGGAAATTCCTGATGAGGAAGCCGAAAAGATCACGACCGTGCAACAGGCTATCGACTACGCCACCGCGCACGTCAAGGCCTAA
- a CDS encoding beta-ketoacyl-ACP synthase III, which translates to MTKYAKIIGTGSYLPPRRVTNHELAAQLAEKGIETSDEWIVSRSGISARHWAEPDVTSSTLAVKAAEQAIAAAGIDRQDIDLIIVATSTPDFVFPSTACIVQEKLGITNHCPAFDLQAVCSGFVYALATADKFIRSGSHRNVLVIGTEVFSRILDFNDRTTCVLFGDGAGAVVLSASDEPGILSSAMHSDGSQVDILCVPGNVAGGNITGNPFLHMDGQAVFKLAVNVLDKVAREAMESASVSPDQVDWLIPHQANIRIMQGTAKKLGLPAERMVATVHEHGNTSAASIPLALDVAVRDGRIRPGHTVLMEGVGGGFTWGAVLLRM; encoded by the coding sequence ATGACCAAGTACGCAAAAATCATCGGTACCGGGAGCTATCTGCCTCCGCGGCGCGTGACCAACCACGAGCTGGCCGCGCAGCTTGCCGAGAAGGGCATCGAGACCAGCGACGAGTGGATCGTCTCGCGCAGCGGCATCTCGGCGCGCCACTGGGCCGAGCCCGATGTGACCAGCAGCACGCTGGCGGTCAAGGCCGCCGAGCAGGCCATCGCGGCCGCCGGCATCGACCGCCAGGACATCGACCTGATCATCGTCGCCACCTCGACGCCGGACTTCGTGTTCCCCAGCACCGCCTGCATCGTGCAGGAAAAGCTCGGCATCACCAACCATTGCCCGGCCTTCGACCTGCAGGCGGTGTGCTCGGGCTTCGTGTACGCGCTGGCCACCGCCGACAAGTTCATCCGCAGCGGCTCGCACCGCAATGTGCTGGTGATCGGCACCGAAGTGTTCTCGCGCATCCTCGACTTCAACGACCGCACCACCTGCGTGCTGTTCGGCGACGGCGCCGGGGCGGTGGTGCTGTCGGCGTCCGACGAGCCGGGCATCCTGTCCAGCGCCATGCACTCGGACGGCAGCCAAGTCGACATCCTGTGCGTGCCGGGCAACGTCGCCGGCGGGAACATCACTGGCAATCCCTTCCTGCACATGGACGGCCAGGCGGTGTTCAAGCTCGCCGTGAACGTGCTGGACAAGGTGGCGCGCGAAGCCATGGAAAGCGCCAGCGTATCGCCCGATCAGGTCGACTGGCTGATTCCGCACCAGGCCAATATCCGCATCATGCAGGGCACGGCGAAGAAGCTGGGCCTGCCGGCCGAGCGCATGGTCGCCACCGTGCACGAGCACGGCAACACCTCGGCCGCCTCGATCCCGCTGGCGCTCGACGTCGCCGTGCGCGACGGCCGCATCCGCCCGGGCCACACCGTGCTGATGGAAGGCGTGGGCGGCGGCTTCACCTGGGGCGCGGTGCTGCTGCGCATGTGA
- the fabD gene encoding ACP S-malonyltransferase — protein sequence MKFAFVFPGQGSQSVGMLNAFADNAVVRATVAEASAALGQDLGRLIAEGPAEELNLTTNTQPVMLTAAVAIYRAWLDAGGPAPALVAGHSLGEYSALVAAGVIPFADAVPLVRFRAQAMQEAVPVGEGGMAAILGLSDDDVRDACAEASAAGVVEAVNFNAPSQVVIAGHKGAVEKACEIAKAKGAKRALPLPVSAPFHSSLLKPASDRLRERMAALAFAAPSIPLVNNVDVAIVNDPESIKDALVRQAAAPVRWVECVQKMAAEGITHVIECGPGKVLAGMTKRIDGNLSGGAIFDPASLQDTLALLK from the coding sequence ATGAAATTCGCTTTCGTATTTCCCGGCCAGGGTTCACAGTCGGTCGGCATGCTCAATGCCTTCGCCGACAACGCCGTGGTGCGCGCCACCGTGGCCGAAGCCTCGGCCGCGCTCGGCCAGGATCTCGGTCGCCTGATCGCCGAAGGCCCTGCCGAAGAGCTGAACCTGACCACCAATACGCAGCCGGTGATGCTGACCGCCGCCGTGGCGATCTACCGTGCCTGGCTCGATGCCGGTGGCCCGGCGCCGGCGCTGGTGGCCGGCCATAGCCTGGGCGAGTATTCCGCGCTGGTGGCCGCCGGCGTGATCCCGTTTGCCGACGCCGTGCCGCTGGTGCGTTTCCGCGCGCAGGCCATGCAGGAAGCCGTGCCGGTGGGCGAGGGCGGCATGGCCGCGATCCTGGGCCTGTCGGATGACGACGTGCGCGACGCATGCGCTGAAGCGTCGGCCGCGGGTGTGGTCGAGGCCGTCAACTTCAATGCCCCGTCGCAGGTAGTGATCGCCGGCCACAAGGGCGCGGTCGAAAAGGCCTGCGAGATCGCCAAGGCCAAGGGCGCCAAGCGCGCGCTGCCGCTGCCGGTGTCGGCGCCGTTTCACTCGTCGCTGCTCAAGCCGGCTTCCGACCGCCTGCGCGAGCGCATGGCCGCCCTGGCTTTTGCGGCGCCGTCGATTCCGCTGGTGAACAACGTCGACGTCGCCATCGTCAACGATCCGGAGTCGATCAAGGATGCGCTGGTGCGCCAGGCCGCCGCGCCGGTGAGGTGGGTCGAGTGCGTGCAGAAGATGGCCGCCGAGGGCATCACCCACGTGATCGAATGCGGTCCGGGCAAGGTGCTGGCCGGCATGACCAAGCGCATCGACGGCAACCTGAGCGGCGGCGCGATCTTCGATCCGGCCTCGCTGCAGGACACGCTGGCTTTGCTCAAGTAA
- the fabF gene encoding beta-ketoacyl-ACP synthase II — protein sequence MSRRRVVVTGLGLVSPVGNTVAEGWANLVAGKSGIATITKFDHSALSVHFAGEVKGFNAEDYIPAKEARNMDTFIHYGIAAGTQALKDSGLEVTEANAERIGVLVGSGIGGLPMIEDTHAVLSERGPRRISPFFVPGSIINMIAGHLSIIHGIKGPNLAAVTACTTGLHSIGLAARLIQAGDADAMLAGGAESTVSPLGIGGFAAARALSTRNDDPAAASRPWDKDRDGFVLGEGSGVMMLEEYESAKARGARIYAELIGFGMSGDAYHMTAPNMDGPRRCMVNALKDAGINTDQVHYLNAHGTSTPLGDKNESDAIKAAFGDQAYKMVVNSTKSMTGHLLGGAGGLESVFTVLALHHQVSPPTINLDNQDPECDLDYVANTAREMKIDVAVKNNFGFGGTNGTLVFRRA from the coding sequence GTGAGCCGTCGTCGCGTCGTCGTCACTGGGCTTGGCCTTGTGTCTCCGGTCGGAAACACGGTTGCCGAAGGCTGGGCCAACCTGGTAGCCGGCAAGTCCGGCATCGCCACCATCACCAAATTCGATCACTCCGCGCTGTCCGTGCACTTCGCCGGCGAGGTCAAGGGTTTCAATGCCGAGGACTACATCCCGGCCAAGGAAGCCCGCAACATGGATACGTTTATCCATTACGGCATCGCGGCCGGGACGCAAGCGCTCAAGGACAGCGGCCTCGAAGTGACCGAGGCCAATGCCGAGCGCATCGGCGTGCTGGTCGGCTCGGGCATCGGCGGCCTGCCGATGATCGAGGACACCCATGCTGTGCTGAGCGAGCGTGGTCCCCGCCGGATTTCGCCGTTCTTCGTGCCTGGCTCGATCATCAACATGATCGCCGGCCACCTGTCGATCATCCACGGCATCAAGGGCCCGAACCTTGCGGCCGTGACGGCGTGCACCACCGGCCTGCACAGCATTGGCCTGGCTGCCCGCCTGATCCAGGCCGGCGATGCCGACGCCATGCTGGCGGGCGGCGCCGAATCGACCGTGTCGCCGCTGGGCATCGGTGGCTTCGCGGCGGCGCGCGCTCTGTCGACGCGCAACGATGATCCCGCAGCGGCCTCGCGCCCGTGGGACAAGGACCGCGACGGCTTCGTGCTGGGCGAGGGCTCCGGCGTGATGATGCTGGAAGAGTACGAGTCGGCCAAGGCGCGCGGTGCCCGCATCTATGCCGAGCTGATCGGCTTCGGCATGAGCGGCGACGCCTACCACATGACCGCACCGAACATGGACGGCCCGCGCCGCTGCATGGTCAATGCGCTCAAGGATGCCGGCATCAATACTGACCAGGTGCACTACCTGAACGCGCACGGCACCTCCACGCCGCTGGGCGACAAGAACGAGTCCGATGCGATCAAGGCCGCATTTGGCGACCAGGCGTACAAGATGGTGGTGAACTCGACCAAGTCGATGACCGGCCACCTGCTGGGCGGCGCCGGTGGCCTGGAATCGGTCTTCACCGTGCTGGCGCTGCACCACCAGGTCTCGCCGCCGACGATCAACCTCGACAACCAGGATCCCGAGTGCGACCTGGACTACGTAGCCAACACGGCGCGCGAGATGAAGATCGACGTAGCGGTGAAGAACAACTTCGGTTTCGGCGGCACCAACGGCACGCTTGTTTTCCGCCGCGCCTGA
- the rpoE gene encoding RNA polymerase sigma factor RpoE has protein sequence MSEREADQLLVERVQQGDKRAFELLVTKYHRKIIRLISRLVRDPAEVEDVAQDAFIKAYRALPQFRGESAFYTWLYRIAVNTAKNYLATQGRRPEASSDIDAEEAETFADGEQLRDINTPESMLHTRQVAETVNRAMEALPEELRTAITLREIEGLSYEEIAEAMGCPIGTVRSRIFRAREAIAEKLRPLLGTAEGKRW, from the coding sequence GTGAGCGAACGCGAAGCCGATCAGCTCCTAGTTGAACGCGTCCAGCAGGGCGACAAGCGGGCCTTTGAACTTCTGGTGACCAAATACCATCGGAAGATCATTCGCCTGATTTCGCGCCTGGTCAGGGATCCCGCCGAAGTCGAGGATGTGGCGCAGGATGCCTTCATCAAGGCATATCGCGCCTTGCCCCAGTTCCGCGGGGAGTCGGCCTTCTACACGTGGCTGTACCGGATCGCCGTCAACACCGCCAAGAACTACCTGGCCACCCAGGGCCGGCGCCCGGAAGCGTCCAGTGACATCGATGCGGAAGAGGCTGAAACTTTTGCGGACGGTGAGCAACTAAGGGATATCAATACGCCGGAGTCGATGCTTCACACGCGGCAAGTCGCCGAGACGGTGAACCGCGCCATGGAAGCACTTCCGGAAGAATTGCGGACCGCCATCACGCTGCGCGAGATCGAGGGCCTCAGCTATGAGGAAATCGCCGAAGCGATGGGATGCCCGATCGGCACGGTGCGCTCGCGGATCTTCCGCGCGCGTGAGGCGATTGCCGAGAAGTTGCGTCCGCTGCTGGGAACGGCAGAGGGCAAGCGGTGGTGA
- a CDS encoding DUF177 domain-containing protein — MTQPIDLRALDLFAMCRKGESLAGDVAVRDLPRILAETAAQAPASAPDENFAYTATGFVREEAAEPGAPVAQRLFLDVTVRGRMWLDCQRCLVPYAQPIDTATRFEVVESEEAADAAPMDDDEVDVIAGSKRFSLLELIEDEVLLALPVAPEHDVCPTVHESLVTGTDGEAQPEAEPEEEKRPSPFAALAGLKTRH, encoded by the coding sequence ATGACCCAGCCGATCGACCTGCGCGCGCTTGACCTCTTCGCCATGTGCCGAAAGGGTGAAAGCCTGGCCGGCGACGTGGCGGTGCGGGATTTGCCGCGCATCTTAGCCGAGACCGCCGCGCAAGCGCCAGCCTCGGCACCCGATGAGAACTTCGCCTATACGGCTACCGGCTTCGTGCGCGAAGAGGCGGCCGAGCCCGGCGCCCCGGTGGCGCAGCGGCTGTTCCTCGACGTGACGGTGCGGGGCCGGATGTGGCTGGATTGCCAGCGCTGCCTGGTGCCCTATGCCCAGCCGATCGACACGGCGACGCGTTTCGAGGTGGTGGAAAGCGAGGAAGCGGCCGATGCCGCGCCGATGGACGATGACGAAGTCGACGTGATCGCCGGCTCGAAGCGGTTCTCGCTGCTGGAACTGATAGAAGATGAAGTGCTGCTGGCGTTGCCGGTGGCGCCCGAGCATGACGTCTGCCCGACCGTGCACGAAAGCCTCGTGACCGGAACGGACGGCGAGGCCCAGCCTGAAGCTGAGCCTGAGGAAGAAAAGCGGCCTTCGCCCTTCGCGGCGCTGGCCGGCCTGAAGACCCGGCACTGA
- a CDS encoding sigma-E factor negative regulatory protein, producing MGQAHKQSVHVVEAAEQISVLMDGELAPHEVDAVLDLAKSQAGISDWTTYQLIGDSLRSEDLTQAGSTADFLSRFSARLEAEPHVLVPAVAQASARHRLLVRPSWVRRVMPGTAIAAAVAAVSWVVVPQMRGPATVGAPDAVVARAEQPAAGQAAGIVTVAADAPQMIRDPRLDEYLRAHRTSVATDAFVPTMRTVANGANFTQENTQE from the coding sequence ATGGGTCAGGCTCATAAGCAGTCGGTTCATGTAGTGGAAGCAGCGGAGCAGATCTCCGTATTGATGGATGGCGAACTGGCGCCGCACGAAGTCGATGCCGTGCTGGATCTCGCGAAAAGCCAGGCCGGCATTTCCGACTGGACCACCTACCAGTTGATCGGTGACTCGCTGCGTTCCGAAGACCTGACGCAGGCGGGCTCAACCGCCGATTTCCTCTCGCGTTTCTCCGCGCGCCTGGAAGCCGAGCCGCACGTGCTGGTGCCGGCGGTGGCGCAGGCCAGCGCCCGCCATCGCCTGCTGGTCAGGCCGTCGTGGGTGCGCCGCGTGATGCCGGGCACCGCGATCGCCGCGGCCGTGGCCGCGGTCAGCTGGGTGGTGGTGCCGCAGATGCGCGGCCCGGCCACGGTCGGAGCGCCTGACGCCGTGGTAGCCCGGGCCGAGCAGCCGGCCGCCGGCCAGGCCGCCGGCATCGTCACGGTGGCCGCGGACGCGCCGCAGATGATCCGCGACCCGCGCCTGGACGAATACCTGCGTGCGCATCGCACTTCAGTGGCAACGGATGCTTTCGTGCCGACCATGCGCACGGTTGCCAACGGTGCAAACTTCACTCAGGAAAATACGCAGGAATAA
- a CDS encoding Maf-like protein — translation MSPDSRPPLILGSGSPYRRELLERLRIPFQVAVPDIDETPLAGEAPEATALRLSQCKAEAIGARHPGALVIGSDQVLTLDGAQMGKPGTHANAVAQLRRMRGRTATFHSALCLLDSRTGTAQLADVQTRVTLRDLTDAEIETYLQLERPYDVAGSAKSEGLGITLLARVESDDPTALVGLPLIVLTGMLRQAGYPVLSA, via the coding sequence ATGTCTCCAGACTCCCGCCCCCCGCTGATCCTCGGCTCCGGCTCGCCCTACCGCCGCGAACTGCTCGAGCGGCTGCGCATTCCGTTCCAAGTCGCGGTGCCGGACATCGACGAAACCCCGCTGGCCGGCGAAGCGCCCGAGGCCACGGCGCTGCGGCTGTCGCAGTGCAAGGCCGAGGCCATCGGTGCCCGCCACCCCGGCGCGCTGGTGATCGGCTCCGACCAGGTGCTGACGCTGGACGGCGCCCAGATGGGCAAGCCGGGCACACACGCCAACGCCGTGGCGCAACTGCGCCGCATGCGCGGGCGCACCGCCACCTTCCACTCGGCACTGTGCCTGCTTGACTCCCGCACCGGCACCGCGCAACTGGCCGACGTGCAGACCCGCGTGACCTTGCGCGACCTGACCGACGCCGAAATCGAAACCTACCTGCAGCTTGAGCGTCCCTACGACGTGGCTGGAAGCGCCAAATCCGAGGGACTCGGCATCACGCTGCTGGCGCGGGTCGAATCCGACGATCCCACCGCGCTGGTTGGCCTGCCGCTGATCGTGCTGACCGGCATGCTGCGTCAGGCCGGCTACCCCGTCCTTTCCGCATGA